A stretch of DNA from bacterium:
TTAATGTTCCTTTTATCTGTGTTCCTATAAGAATTCTGTCAAGGTCAATATTTGGTTTAAAGCACCCCTGTAATCCTGCTCTTCCTCTTCCAGGAAAAAAGAAAACAGTTTTTTTACAATTTGGAGTTCCATATATCTCCCAGTACCATGTATTCTTTTCAGGTTTTAAAAATATTTCAACAAGGTCTCCTGTAAGATAATGATGTGTCTGATTTTTATTACTTTCCTGAACAATATCTGAATCATAAAATTTAATTCCTACATATAAATACTCTTCATCCCATGCAAGTTGAACTTCTCCTTTTTCTACTGGTTGTTTTTTTTCATTACCCGGAAGTTCAAGTTCATAAATAGGTGCTTTTTTCCATACATCTTCTTGTAGTTTCCCATCAATAATTAAAGGTTTATCTGTATATTTAGCAATAATTTCAAAATCATTTTTCATCTTACCTCCCGATAAGTTTCAATTTCAATTCAATATAATACATAAAATTTTCGTAAGATATATCAGGACTTATTGCATGGTCTAAAGTTGGTATATATCCACCCTGTTCAAGTAAAGGTGGGATTTTCTTATACAATTCTTTTTCAATTTCATTTTTCCCCTTTGCAATTTCCCTTTTATCAATTCCACCCATAAGAATAATGTTTTTACCAAATTTTTTT
This window harbors:
- a CDS encoding carbohydrate-binding family 9-like protein, with translation MKNDFEIIAKYTDKPLIIDGKLQEDVWKKAPIYELELPGNEKKQPVEKGEVQLAWDEEYLYVGIKFYDSDIVQESNKNQTHHYLTGDLVEIFLKPEKNTWYWEIYGTPNCKKTVFFFPGRGRAGLQGCFKPNIDLDRILIGTQIKGTLNNWHDIDEYWTLEMAIPSEELKSFGDNFGYGSEWRILIARYNYSRYLHWKELSSFPKLSVPNFHLIEEYGKLVFEK